A genomic window from Chaetodon trifascialis isolate fChaTrf1 chromosome 22, fChaTrf1.hap1, whole genome shotgun sequence includes:
- the LOC139350690 gene encoding interferon gamma-like, which produces MVVTARAVVFLCLWLAVCQVRGSHIPVKMNRTIQNLLQHYRISNKDRFDGRPVFSREPLTTKMEAKRVFMGAVLETYEKLIGQMMKQLPTQSPQTARSDMDPASAVTPTAGVDVRKELSYILKRVQELRKHRYHEQEKLLQGLQSLRDIKMDNFVIQSKALWELPWLYEEASSLPDNTEMQRRQRRRRQARRVKSHLSG; this is translated from the exons ATGGTTGTCACAGCGAGGGCGGtggtctttctgtgtctctggttGGCGGTGTGTCAGGTCAGAGGCTCCCACATCCCTGTGAAGATGAACAGAACCATCCAGAACCTCCTGCAGCACTAT AGGATTTCAAATAAAGACAGATTTGATGGGAGGCCTGTGTTCTCCAGAGAGCCGCTGACTACAAAGATGGAG gcaaAGAGGGTGTTTATGGGTGCCGTTCTGGAGACGTACGAAAAGCTGATTGGCCAGATGATGAAGCagctgcccacccagagtccCCAGACCGCCAGGAGCGACATGGATCCAGCCTCTGCTGTCACCCCCACTGCCG GTGTCGATGTCAGGAAGGAGCTGAGCTACATCCTGAAGAGGGTCCAGGAGCTGAGGAAACACCGGTACCACGAGCAGGAGAAGCTTCTGCAGGGACTGCAGTCTCTGAGAGACATCAAG ATGGATAACTTTGTCATCCAGAGCAAAGCATTGTGGGAGCTGCCGTGGCTCTACGAGGAGGCGAGCTCGCTGCCTGACAACACTGAGATGCAGAGGAGGCAACGGCGGAGGCGGCAAGCGCGGAGGGTCAAAAGTCACCTTAGTGGCTAA